The genomic window AGGAAAAGATAATGTTACAAGAATTCAAACAAATTGTCGGTTATAGAAATATAAAtggaatgttttttttttcagaaaagaaAATTATTGCAAGTATTGAAACAGGTGTTATTGGATTATTATGACGTATAGATGGGTGAATTTAGAAAGCACACTAATGGCATATAGTTGGTGGCATAAATTTGATTAATTGAAAAGTTACTAAGaatggtatggttttggtttatACAGATAATGATAAATCCTCCGAAACGTCATTTTAGTTAAGGACTCCAAGATTTCAAATTTCACGACAAGGACTTGGTGTTGTACTATATAAACTCGTTTTGTCCTAGGTTATTGTCACACCTATTTTCACTGGAGTTTCATATCCCTTCTTCCAAGTTTCTAAACTTTTTTGTCCTGTGCTTCGCTTCTTGCTTATTTGAAATAGAGAAAATGGCCATCCAAGATGAGCACCCTGCCCATGGTTTGAttatgtttttcttcttcttttaaaaaaaaagtattggaGCGTTATTTTTCTTTCTGGGTAGAAAATCCCATATATctcaatttgtttttttttttctaggtTCCCAAGCTGAGGAAAAGAAGAATGTGCACACCGAAGAAACCAGTGAGCTTGTGTCGGCAAAAGACAGAACGTTTAAGGCCCCAGAAAGCAATGCATTTGGCCAATCCTTCAGGTTTCAGTTCTCCTTTCAATATTctcttttatttgatttttatttcttTGATTTAAAATTTATGATTTTAAGCAGCTAACGCCATATATTTGACATAAATTCACTCATCTAAAagtatttaaattaatataataagacatataaataattatatctctaatataaaTTTTGACATATATAAAAGTCTTATTTAAACTTAAAATGTGATTGTACatagatatttttttcttttaagattttttatcttaatttttttaataataaaaattaaactctaaCTTTCTTTAGTAATAGAAAAGACATATAAATTGCTACATTTCTTTATCTAATATTTtaacaatttaattttgttttaaatgtTAAATATGCAACTAATTACATAtgttaatataatttaaaaataaaaaacctaaCTTAAACTTAGTTTGCTCTAATTTTACTACATAAAGGGCgacaaaaaatttgtatctttgTGACCCACGTTCTCTCAATAAAACTGagatttcttttttatatttttgaaagaatttaattttgatcacAAAGTAAAACACTTTTCATATATATACCAAATCATATATCAATAAATATAACAACTTTTTATATCTAATtactatttaaataataatttaaaatattgtgTAAAATAATTTACAAATTCATAACCCTTCATAAAAAGCTTACATATACCATACAATAATACACATACAAATTTGTAAAAATGGCTTCAGATATCGATCAAAGTGAAATCAGTCTTCTAATGAGATTATTTGGCAGGGATTATGATATTGAAAGTGAAAGACAAAAAGGTGTGGAAGAATTCTATAGATTACAACACATTAATCAGACATATGATTTTGTAAGCCAAATTCTTATTTTCCTCAAACATGTTTATATATACTAATACACAAtaacatgaaagctcaatgctaaTTCATGAAAATTTCATTTGCTAATAATATAGGTAAAGAAAATGAGGGAGCACTATAAGAAATTGGACAAAGCAGAAATGAGCATATGGGAATGTTGTGAGCTGCTTAATGAAGTAGTGGATGATAGTGATCCTGATTTGGATGAACCTCAAATTCAACATTTGTTGCAAACTGCAGAAGCCATTAGAAAAGATTATCCTAACGAAGATTGGTTACATTTGACTGCTCTCATCCATGGTAATTAAATTTGAAatcttagatttttttttaattttctattataaaggttaattagtttaattttagttattttttgtcCTTTTATTTTAAGAAAGTTTTTTTATTGTTGATAGATAGTTAATATGAATTGACAAATGAATATTTGTTTATTTCAGATCTCGGAAAGATTCTTCACCTTCCTCAATTCGGTGAGCTTCCTCAATGGGCTGTTGTTGGTAAGAACTTTTCTTATtctttatgatattttttttgaaatggaATAATCTTTTGACTATTatgttttagaaataaaatttaattacaatatttaaaattaattatcatttTAAAACCATAATACAAAACGAAATTTTTATTAGGTCATTACGGCTACATTAAGGTTGAGAGAgtgtaaataattaattataaaaatatttgtgttgtaattattttgattcAATTTACAATATTTTAAATAAGACACGTCCCTATATTTCATGTATAATTATtttatcaatctttaaattccCAATTAGCTAGTTTTGGCATGatactttaaattcaaaattttaaccaaatgattaaatatatattttcaggAGATACCTTTCCTGTTGGTTGTGCCTTTGATGAAAAAAATGTTCACCACAAGGTAGCCTTCCTCTTCTAACAAAACTGTAAAATTGATCTCTTTTTTTGCATGTCTCTAAAACAATCatgttaaatttatattaaaatcaacaatcaatataaaatacatattaaaaataaattaaattatacatatatttataaataatatataatgattaattttagtgtacaaataatatatttttattctaaaattatcATCAACCAATAATATAAACTTTTTCTATGCTTCAGTATTTCAAGGAAAACCCAGATAGCAAAAATCCTGCTTATAACACTAAAGATGGAGTCTATAGTAAAGGGTGTGGATTAGACAATGTACTCATGTCATGGGGACATGATGACTATATGTATATGGTGAGTAATTAAATATATAGCTACAATTTATATatagtttttttattattttgttcaagatatataataaatttatactTCACTTGAATTTATAGGTAGCAAAGGAAAATGGAACCACTTTACCTTCACCTGGCTTATTCATTATTAGATATCACTCATTTTATCGTAAGTATTTTTATTTACTATGTGCTTTTCCTTTTATGTCATAAGAAGGCATTTTTTGTTGGGCAACAAAAGTTCGTTTTATTttgtaaaccaaaaaaaaaaatcataattattttttagaattttcttt from Arachis ipaensis cultivar K30076 chromosome B09, Araip1.1, whole genome shotgun sequence includes these protein-coding regions:
- the LOC107615784 gene encoding inositol oxygenase 4-like, whose translation is MAIQDEHPAHGSQAEEKKNVHTEETSELVSAKDRTFKAPESNAFGQSFRDYDIESERQKGVEEFYRLQHINQTYDFVKKMREHYKKLDKAEMSIWECCELLNEVVDDSDPDLDEPQIQHLLQTAEAIRKDYPNEDWLHLTALIHDLGKILHLPQFGELPQWAVVGDTFPVGCAFDEKNVHHKYFKENPDSKNPAYNTKDGVYSKGCGLDNVLMSWGHDDYMYMVAKENGTTLPSPGLFIIRYHSFYPLHKEGAYTHLMSEEDFENLKWLHIFNKYDLYSKSKVLVDVEKVKPYYQSLIDKVGAQISDRLLLILFYLNSFSCFLM